One Glycine max cultivar Williams 82 chromosome 8, Glycine_max_v4.0, whole genome shotgun sequence genomic window, GCGGTTACTTCGGTTACTCTCAAGGATGGTACCAAGATTCGTGCCCCGAATTCTTTGCGGATTACTTATGAGGACCAGCCGAGGCTTATGTTGTTGCAGGAGTGGAGCCTCTTTGACTCCATGATGTGCTCCTCGTACATTGCCACCAAGTTGAAGACGTGGAGTGAGAACGGGATAAAGAAGCTGAAGCTTCTGTTCGGGACAATGGGGTTTGCTCTTGGTGATTGCCAGCAGAAGTTTCAGCACATGAATTTGGAGGTTAAGCGCAAGATGAAGAAGGAGTTTGAGAGGTTTTTGCCTGAGTATGGGCTCACTGATTTTTACTACAGGAGTTTCATTAGGACTCTCAAGTATAGTTCTAAGATTTCTGCTGCGGATGTGGTGTATGGTGTGACTGCCTTGCTTGAGTCTTTTGTTAGATCTGATGGTTCTTGTGCTTCTAAGCAGTTTGGTGTGGCCTATGATGCGCTGTCTTTGAACAATATTGACAACTTGAGAACTGGGATGCATCATGCCATTAAAATTCAGAGAGCAATTTTAAGGCAAGGGAGTGCTGCAATTACTAAGAATGGGTGTATAAGGAGTGGGAGGAGTTTCCGGTGGCTGAAGCTAGAGGATTCAAATGATGCTACGCTGTTGGGGTACCCGCAGGCTTTGACTAAGTTCTGTTATTTTATCATGGATGCTTTGCGAGAGAAGGGGGCCAAAATGAAGCCTTTGATTTGTGCTTGTGTGTCTCAGGAGCCAGGGAAGGTGCTGATTGTGGGGGTTTGTGGGAGGCCGCGTTTGGGTGGGGCTCAAGGCAATGCGTTTGGGATTGCGTTTAGGACTGCAGCAGAGGAGATTGGAACTGAGTTCTTTCATGAGTTATTTGAATCCTCATGGATTGTTCTGGATGCTTCAGCTGTAAATTCATTCATGGTTAGGTTGACCAAGAAGCTGTGACACTGCTGAATTTCTGATTAGAATTGGTTCTCCAAGGAAGTGTTTTCTCTGACCACAGTGCCATGCCTGAGATTGAGATTGCTAATAAGTTATGTGCAGTGGTTGATGTTGCACCAAAACATGACTCTTTTCCTAGTCAGTTGTATTATGGTTCATAGCATATTCATTTGACTTTTCTTGTTTTCCCAAATATGTTAGCTTGACACTTTCATGTAAACTAATGTTTTAATTCCAATTTGGATGTAACGTTGAATTGAAACAATGAGATCATGGATAAAGTTTGAATATCAAGTGCCTGAGTTTCAATTATTTGTGTTAGACTATGAGGTTAATATGTCTTTTGAAGTATTGCATTGCCTTCTACCCTAAGTTAATCTTCTTTAACAAAGGAACTTAGTAAGGATATGTGCAGAGCAGAAAGAGTTTAAGTTGTATCttgtaaaaaattgtcttagggTGTTTTTCCAAGaatattcaagaaaaattaaagatcaTGTATGTCCATTATGGCTACTACTGAAAACTCTAATTAAGCATCTTGAACTACAGTTCCAGGAAAGGGGTCAATAACTGATATTTCCTGTATTGAAGGTTTGAAAACTAAATAAATCCATTTCTGATGGTTATATGATCTGTTTTTTGATGTGAATAATAGGCTTGGCTAACCTTGACCCCCTGATTAATCCCATCAGGGAGGTCATCTGTGTGTGACATTTGTGGAGAGCCTTTAAAATTCCTGCTTCAGGTATGAAGCTGATGTCTCATACTATGATTCAATGTGCATATAATTTGTGTTATCCTTGTGTATTGTGTTGTATTAAAGCCTTGAACTGCTAGGTTTTTGCATCAACTAAGAAGGAAAATGCATTTCATCAGATGCCAGTTGATTTCATGTGTCCTTCCCTGAAATGTCTTCTCAGGGATCAACATGATCATATTTCGCTGGTGATGTTAGGTTCATTGCGAAGCTGTGATGGTGCTGAATTTCTGATTAGAGCTGGTTCTTAGGAAGTGTCTTCTTGAACTGCAGTGCTGTGTCTGAGCCTGAAATTACGAATAAGTGGTGTGTGGTGGTTGATGTTGCACCAAAACATGACTCTTTTCTCAAGGTTGTTATATGATGATTCATAGCATCTTCATTTGACTTTTCTTGTTCCCCCAAATAAGTTAGCATACTCTTTATGTAAATTGTAAACATATGCTTTATTGCAATTTGGATGCAATGTTTAATTGAACTGGAAGATATTCATGGATAAAGTTCACAATTGAAGTtctaaattttcaattatttgtgTTAGAATGAggttgatctttttttttttttttttttttacttttgaagtATTGCAATGCCTTCTACCCTAAATTGAACTTGTTAATAAAGGAAGTTAATAAGGATATGTGAATAGCAGACATAAGTTCTATCTTGTAAAAATTATCTTAGGGTGTTTTCCCAAGaatattcaagaaaaattaaagttcAGGTATGGGCATTATGAATACCAATGGATACTCCAATGAAGCATCTTGAACTATGGTTTCTGTAAAGGGAGTAGTAATATATCTTAGGTCTCATGTTCCAAATGAAACTTTTGGTGGGCCAACTACTTTGTTAATTgttatgtctcttgctacaaaCTATCTTCTGGCCCTTGGTAAATTTTAGGTCTTTTTTCCTACAGTGATAACTTCCTTGACGATTTCCAACTGGACAGATTTGATCACATGGAGCCGCCTGCAAGCCTGTCAAACTTTGACTTTTGTGGTTATAATGAGAGATACAGACCTGCTGGAAGTGGAGTTTAGTTTACTCATTGTCATAATGGTTTCGAATCTCATCATATAATATTTGTTAAACTGCATAtgtaaattcattttttctgtGACTTTTATGAAGGTTTACATTTTGGGGTAATGCCCCCTGGAAGAAAACAGGTGTTCATAAATTGTTTAGAGCTCCTTTGCTTTGGTGTGGTGAAGAAAGTTCCTGTTTCTGTTTGGATCTTTATTTGGGGACCTTAGTCATGTTTATTATGTCTATTGATTATGattgtttttggctttttgcTCTTGATTGTCTCATTGTTGTGAGTGCTAGTGTCAGCAACTGCTGCATGAGTTAGAGTGATTACATTTCATCCTCCTTTCTGTAACTGCTTCATAGTGGCACCATGCTTTTATTAGGAAAAAAGGTAAATACTGTTACATTCCAATCTCAAACTTAATTTAGTTACCCTGAAGTCCTGAACAAGCCACTCATATTGTATCGTTATTATTGTGATTTTCCACATTATTTCtacagtaatttttatttaacatataacTAATATATGGCCAGCTTGCCCATTAAGATATGtggattaacatttttttatgacttaGGTTTTTGGAGTACATGTATGCACATCCATGAAATAATTGGAAACTGTTTAACATTCCCTTGGTTTCTAGGGAATTGAAGTCTAGCAAAGCTGAATAGTCCTAATGGATTATCATTATTCCAGTCTACACTTTCaatttatttctattaaatGTACCTCAATCTAAATTATTATAAGAGATGTTGCCGAGTGCTTCATAACTCAAGCAATTTCATCAAAATATTCTGTTGTTCAATGGTTCCAAATCTATCTCTATTTCACTAGTCTGTTCTTACTTTTAGCTGCTCTTTGTAATTGGTGTGATACCTGGAAAGGAGATAAGTTCTGTAGTAGTTGCAGACAAGCACGGTATTGCTCTGAGAGATACCAGATAGCTAAATTGCTTAAATGAgttcattaattttctttcctttaattTGGCTCCTCTGATGTTCTTTCTTACTTTCAGTTTATTGATCGTGAGTTGGCACTCAGCATAAAATTGCTCACCAGCAGATAAAACTCTCCACCTGTTTGTGCACCCAAAACTGGAACCACACCTCATTGGAGTCTCATAGGTCAGTGGTTTAAGATTTGCATACTTTACAAGGGATTATTTGCTTGTTgataatgtaattaaaatattagttactTTTAGATTaagtaaaaaatgattaaattaattataatattgtgTATGCATACCAATCTAATCCTTAATAAAAAGGAATGAATGTGACAACATTTGAATTTGTGTCGGCAAAGAAACTGTAAGTCTTAACACGCTTGACATTTTTACAAGATAAACACAAACAGGTCATTAGAGGTTACTGTAAAATTTGGCTACTGGCTATTTAGTGTCTTGTTCGTTTTCATTTTGATATCATTAGTTCATTACCATACAGTTGAAAGCAACAATGTGTGGCCTgagtttgagatcatcatcgGAAGTGATAGATACTGAATATATTATAGCTAATATTTTGATCTCAGAGAAGGATTGATGACACAATGAATTCACATGGGTAACTTTCAGCAATTatagttcatttttttcattaagattgtatttattcaaatatattaattgcTAATTATATT contains:
- the LOC100777346 gene encoding cell division control protein 45 homolog, translating into MREQNVESFYAKLRQTALSSSSSPVLIFPSTSDVDSLCALKIIFHILESDSIQYACYPVSSFHEIHKYTNSSSNDEPLSVVLVNWGNHRDLSNTLNLPSNARVFVVDSHRPIHLRNLSDQNDAVVVLFTKEDEGQSDLAYDFDLTTLANAATTVDSDSDSESESESDSDSDSGSERTGSRKRRKKNPQDDDDGDDEDPIKLYRKLKKGYYKLGTFHGKPSGCLMYELADKLRKNTNELLWIACISLTDQFVHERLSDERYHDGVMELEQHINSSGNLDAVTSVTLKDGTKIRAPNSLRITYEDQPRLMLLQEWSLFDSMMCSSYIATKLKTWSENGIKKLKLLFGTMGFALGDCQQKFQHMNLEVKRKMKKEFERFLPEYGLTDFYYRSFIRTLKYSSKISAADVVYGVTALLESFVRSDGSCASKQFGVAYDALSLNNIDNLRTGMHHAIKIQRAILRQGSAAITKNGCIRSGRSFRWLKLEDSNDATLLGYPQALTKFCYFIMDALREKGAKMKPLICACVSQEPGKVLIVGVCGRPRLGGAQGNAFGIAFRTAAEEIGTEFFHELFESSWIVLDASAVNSFMVRLTKKL